GAATCATGAGCAGGCCAAATCAGCTTTCCAGCAGGCGGTTGATCTGGATCCGGAATATTCCGATGCTTATAATAACCTGGGTATTCTTTATATGGCGGATAAAGAATATGCCAAGGCTGAATCATCATTTCATAACGCCCTGAGAAACCCCCTTTACCTGACCCCTGAAAAGGCTCTGGTGAATTTGGGGAAGGTGATGGAGGCAAAGGATAATCCTGCTTTTGCAGAACAATACTACCGAAAGGCGATCAAATATAAACCTGATTTTTTTCAGGCTTATTATAATCTTGGAATGCTTTTCTATCATACAGATAAGATTAAACAGGCGGTGACGGTTTTTGACCAGGCAGCTAAATTGGCTCCCCGCTGGCCCAATGTATGGTTTTGGTATGGAATGTCATTGAAAAGAATTAATGAAAATGAAAAGTCACGGGCAGCATTTGAGAAAGTCCTTAAATTGAGCTCTGATACAGAGGTGGCCAGGCAGGCTGAATTGCAGCTGCAGGGATCTCCGGCAAGCGAAATA
The nucleotide sequence above comes from Pseudomonadota bacterium. Encoded proteins:
- a CDS encoding tetratricopeptide repeat protein, which encodes MTKLRIMALFVWLVVFIGCAAGNVEDQTAPTLPDDVYEEILTHYHNHQYDLVKQYISRSQESGVRDKRLYFLSGILAWQSENHEQAKSAFQQAVDLDPEYSDAYNNLGILYMADKEYAKAESSFHNALRNPLYLTPEKALVNLGKVMEAKDNPAFAEQYYRKAIKYKPDFFQAYYNLGMLFYHTDKIKQAVTVFDQAAKLAPRWPNVWFWYGMSLKRINENEKSRAAFEKVLKLSSDTEVARQAELQLQGSPASEIMQEKKRVK